Within Gemmatimonadota bacterium, the genomic segment CCAGTGCGGTGAACCACCATCCGACCTCCTCTAGTGCACGACGGGTAACCACACGGCGGTCGGCTGGGCCTTGGAGCGGAGAATCGTGATTTCCGCCTTCCGGTAGTCCGCCGGCTTGGCAAAGAAGATGTTCGGCACGAAAGTCTGCGGATTGCGGTCATACAACGGGAACAGGGTCGACTGGATCTGCACCATGATCCGATGCCCGGGCTTGAAGACGTGGTTCACGTTGGGCAAGTCGAATCGATAGCGCTGCGCCGTATTGGCCGGGATGGCGGTCGGATTCGAAAAGCTTTCCCGGTACCGGCCCCGGAAAATGTCCATGGAAATTGGCAGCTGATATCCGCCCAGCTGAGGTTGGGCGGGCATTTGGGCCGGGTAGACATCGATCAGCTTGACGACGAAGTCGCCGTCGCTGCCCGTGGTCATCGCGCGGATATCGGCCACCGGAATGCCTTGGACCCGGACCGGCTCGGTCAGCACCGCCGTCTCATACGCCAGCACATCGGGACGGCCGTCCACGAAGCGCTGGTCTTGCACCAGCCATTTGCTCCAGGGGTCATAGGAGGAGCCCAGCGTTTCCGATGTCATGCTGCCAAAGGGATCGCGCACCGGCCGGGGCATGAAGGGGACGGGTTTCGCGGGATCGCTGATGTACGGATCGCCGCCGTCCGAGACGGTGGGCTGCTCGAAGGACAAACTGAAGCCGGTAGTGGTGTATAACGGCGTCATCCCGCCGGCGCAGCCGCGCTCACACACGGTGGGCCAACTCTCAAACCGTTCCCACCGGTCCTCCCCCGTGTTGAACACCGTCACCGGCGCCAGCTTGGCCGGAGGCCCGCCGCGGAGGTGCTCGTCGAAGAAGGGCATCAGGATGTCGCGGCGATATTGGATTGCGGTGTTGCCGTTCCAGCGGAACGGGCCGAGGGCCCAACCGTCGCCGTGGACCTGGATGTGATTCCACGGGCCCAGCACCAGCCAATTGTTGGCCTGGCGACCGGCCGCCTTCAGGGCCAGCCATGCGTGATTGGCGCCCCACATGTCTTCTTGATCCCAGAGACCCTGCGTCCAGAGCGTGGCGACTGCTCTCGGCGCTCGGGCAACGAGCAGCTTGTCGAGCGCCTGACTCTCCCAGTACTCGTCGTAGGCCGGATGGGCCATGGTGCGGACCACCCAGGGTAGCTGCTCGAGGCCGTGGACCCGCGCATAGTCACCGGTCGAGCCCACCCGCAACAGTTCATCATACTTGTCGTAACTGTCGCTCAGCGTCACCGCGCCCGCGCCGCGCTGCCCGGTCTGCATCTGGATATAGCCGAGCATGAGGTTACGAAAGGCCCCGTAGTGAAACCAATCATCCCCCATCCACGCATCGACCACCGGACCCTGCGGTACCACGGCCTTGAGCGCCGGATGCGGCTCGAGAAGGGCCATAACGGCCGTAAACCCGTCGTAGGACCCGCCGATCATACCCACGTGGCCATTCGTTTCCGGGGTGTTCTTCACCAACCAGTCAATGGTGTCCCAAGCGTCGGTCGCGTGGTCCACGGACGTGGGATTCGACGGCCCGCGCGGGGGACGGGTCATCACGTAGTCGCCTTCGGATCCGTATTTGCCGCGGACATCTTGGTGGACCCGGATGTAGCCCGCCTGCACGAGGTAGTCAGGGGTGGCCGAGGCCTCGTAGGGCGTCCGCTCCAATACGATGGCGGCATTCTTGGCGCCCTTGGGGATCATGATGATCGTGTGGAGCTTCACCCCGTCGCGCATCGGAATCAAGACGATCCGCTTGGCGTAGGCCAGATCGGGAACCTTGTTCTTGAAGGCCTTGGGGACATCGTTGAAGGTCTGGCTCACTGCCGCGCGCGCCGGTGTCGCCACCGCGCTGAGGCCGGCGGCCGCGACGAGGCCCAGGGCGAAGGATCGGATGTGCTGCGGGCTCATGGGGTGGTCCTTTTGGTCAGGTGACCTTCAGTAGTGCCTCGACCGCTTCGTATGGATCACAGGTCTTGTCCACGACTTGCAGCACCGCGTCGTCCAGCTGCTGCGTGCCCAACCGAAGCGCCAAATCCCGGAGGACCCGCTCCTGGAGGAGGATCTGGATTTCATTCCGCATCGCGTCCGCATGGCGCCGGCGCGCCTCGCCACTCTCCGCGGCCCAGGCCCGATGCTTGTCGATCGCGGCCATCAGGTCCTCGATGCCGGTTCCGTCCTTCGCCGAGGTCTTGACCACGGGTGGCTTCCACGCGAGCCGTGAGGCACCGAGGGTCAGCATCTGCGTCAGGTCCCTGACGGTCTCGTCCGCGCCGGGCCGATCGGCTTTGTTGACCACCAAGACATCGGCAATTTCCATGATGCCGGCTTTGATCGCCTGGATGTCGTCGCCCGCGCCTGGAATCGTCAGCAGGCAGACGGTATCAACGACCCGTGACACCTCGATCTCCTGCTGTCCAACCCCGACGGTCTCGACCAAGACGACATCGAAACCCAGCGCATCGAGCAGGCCGACGACTCGCTTCGTTGCCCGCGCCAGGCCTCCGGATGTGCCCCGGTTCGCCATGCTCCGAATGAACACACCCGCATCCAGGTAGCGATCCCGCATCCGGATCCGATCGCCGAGAATGGCGCCGCCGGTGTACGGGCTCGACGGATCCACGGCCACGACCGCGACGCGCTCAGCCGTTTGTCGGTACCCCGCCGTCATCGCCGAGACGAGGGTACTCTTTCCGGTCCCAGGAGGCCCGGTGAACCCGACCACGATGGCGCGGCCCGTTTGCGCGTAGGTCGCCCGGATGATGTCGGCCGCTTCGGGCTCCTCGTTCTCGACGATGGACAGGAGCCTCGCGATATACGCGATCCGGCCCTGCCGGGCGCCCTCGAGCAGCTGCCCGACGTCGTTCATCGCCTAACCACGCGCTGCCTGCCAGCGGGCACCACGGCGATGGCGGTGGCCTTGACCACCAGCGCCGGCTCTGCCAGCACGTTGGCGGCTGAATCGGACGGGTCGGCCAATTCGATGATCTTGTAGGCGGTGCACTCAAAGGTCCGCGAGGTGGTGCCGACCGCCCGAAGCGTGGCCCGGACTTCGAGGTAGTCCCCGCTCCGCACGGGGACGAGAAACTCGCTCTGCATCGCGCGCATCAGCCCTTCGTCGCCATCGTGCCGAATGAGCACCTCCGTCACTGCGTCTCCGAACAGCTGAAGAATGCGCGCGCCATCCACCAAGCCACCGGCATAGTGACCGTCGGCCGTGGACATCCGGAGCCGAATCAGACTCTCCATTGGAGCACTCATGTTAGGCCGACCTCGAAGCGAAGACCTGATCCCGGAGCTGGCGCCGGGCAATCTTGCCGATCCCCGTCCTCGGTAGGTCCGGCATGATATGAATCACTTTGGGGCGCTTGTAGCCGGCGAGTCGCTCGTGGCAAAACGACATCAACTCGACCGCGAGCGTGGTGGCGCCTGGCGACAGCGTCACGAACGCGTGAACCGCCTCGCCCCACCGGTCGTCGGGAACCCCGACCACGGCCGCCTCGCTCACGTGCGGATGGGTCAACAGCACGTTCTCGATCTCGGTCGGAATGACCGTGATGCCGCCAGTCTTGATCATCTCTTTGATCCGGCCCTCGAGGATCAGGAACCCCTCCTCGTCAAACCGACCGATATCACCGGTTCGCATCCCGCCCCCTCGCATGACCTGCGCCGTGGCCGACTTGTCCTGCCAATAGCCGGCAAACAAGGTCGGGCTCTCGGCGACGATCTCGCCGGATTCCTGCGGCCCCGGCACGCCGCCATCCGGGGTGAGCAGATAGAGTCGAGCACCGGTCATGGGGCGGCCCACGGTGCCGATCTTTCGGATCTGATCGGACGGGCTCATGACCGTGAGGCAGAGGTGTTCCATCATGCCGTAGAACTGAACGAATGCGACGCCGGGCATCCGCTCGATCAAGGCGGCAATCAGCGGTGCCGGCATCGTTTCCGACGCATAAGAAATCGTCCGCAGCGATGGCGGGATGGCGGTTGGAGCGACCTCCAGGAGGCGGCGAAGGGTCGTCGGCACCGCGTCGAAGTGAGTGACCTCCCAGATCCGGGTGGCCTCCCATACGGCGGGTGCGTTGAACTCCGGTAGGATGATATGGGTCGCGCGCACCAGCGTCAGCGGAATCAGGTGCTCCATGCACGACGAGAACAGCGGGAGGAAATGGAGCGTGCGTTCGCCGTCCCGGAGGCTGAGCTCGAGGCCCATGGTCAGGGCCGCCGCCAGCAGGCTCCCGTGCGTATGCACCGCCCCTTTGGAGCGTCCGGTCGAGCCCGAGGTAAAGAAAACGACGGCGGGATCAGCTGGAACGACCGGCGTCAGCGAATCGAGCGGCGTCGCCCGGGCCAAGTGGGTCGGGTAGGTATCTTCGAGAGAAAGCACGCAGTTAACGCCGGCGGCCTCGAGTGCGGTCCCGCACCCCTTGATCGCGGCGGCCTGGGATGGCCCGACGATCAGGACCTTCGGACGAATCTGCTCGAGCGCGACCAACGCGTCATTCCAGGTCCACCAGTGATCCAGCGGCGAGGTGATCGCGCCTAACATCGGAACCCCGAATAGCACCTCCACGAACTCCGGCCGGTTCGGGGCCCAATAGGCGACCCGGTCGCCCTTCTCGACGCCGAGCGTCGTCAGCGCCCCCGCCAGGCGGCGGGCCCGATCGTAGACCTCGGCGTAGCTCCACGCGGTACCGCCGTAGATTACCGCGTCGCGGCTCGGTTCGGACAGCGCCGCGCGCGCCAGCAGGGCATCCAGCCGCGGCGCGCTACCGCGTTCCGCCATCCTCACCGGCTGGCCTGCCACTGCCGAACGTATTCGACGATCTTGGCCGTCGGGGTGCCCGGGCCGAACACCTCGGCCACGCCAAACGCCTTGACCTTCGGAATGTCGGGTGGCGGAAGGATCCCGCCCATCACGACCAGCACGTCCTTGACCGCCTGGGCGCGAATGGCGCGACAGATCTCGTCGGCGAAGTGCAAGTGGGCTCCCGACAGGATGCTTAAGCCCAGCACGTCAGCGTCCTCTTCCACCACCGTGCGGGTGATCATCTCGGCGGTCTGGAAGATTCCGGTATAGATCACTTCCATGCCGGCGTCACGGAAGGCTCGGGCAATGATCTTCGCGCCCCGGTCATGCCCATCGAGTCCCGGCTTTGCCACCACGACACGTAACGGCTGTTGCTTCATGGGTCCTTGCCCCTCTCAGCGCGATTAGTAGACGATGGGCCCGCGATAGGTACCGAACACCTCGCGGAGTACATCGCACATCTCTCCCACGGTGGCTTGCGCTTTCACGGCCCGCGCCACGGCCGGCATCACGTTGTCGCCGGACGTGGCGGCCTGCTTGATGTCCTTAAGCGCGCTCGTCGTTTCGGCTTGGCCGCGCGAGCGCCGGATGCCCTGGGTCCGCTTGATCTGCCGTTCGCCGAGCCCCGGGTCGAGTTCGAACGGGTCGAACGGCAGCGCCTCCTCGGGGTCAATATGGACGTTCATCCCGACCATGAACTCCTTCTGGGTCTCCAAATCGTGCTGGAAAGCCGCCGCGGAGTCGGCAATGTGCCGTTGGATGAAGCCGTCCTCGATCGACTGGACCATGCCGCCGCGATCCAGGACCTGCCGAATCAACGCCTCGGCCTCTTCCTCGAGGCGGTTCGTCAGGTTCTCGACGTAGTAGGAGCCACCCAGCGGATCGACGACGTCGGCCACCCGGGTCTCGAGCGCCAGGATCTGTTGGGTGCGCACCGCGATCTTGATCGCGCCCTCGGAGGGAATCTGAAACGCCTCGTCCTTCGAGTTGGTGTGGAGCGACTGCGTCCCGCCGAGGATCGCCGCGAGCGCTTGGATCGCGGTCCGCGCGATGTTGTTGTCCGGCTGCTGCGCGGTCAGGCTGACCCCAGAGGTCTGACAATGGGCCCGCATCATCCAGGATCTCGGATCCTTGGTGCCGACCCAGTCCCGCATGATCCGCGCCCACAGCCGGCGCGATGCCCGGAGCTTGCAGATCTCCTCGAAGAAATCGTTCTGGATGTTCCAGAAAAACGAAATCCGCGGCGCCACCGCATCCGCCGATAGGCCGCGTGTCACGGCCTCGGTCACGTAGCAATGCCCCGCGGCGAGCGTGAAGGCGAGCTCCTGTACCGCGTTGGCGCCCGCATCGCGGATGTGATAGCCCGAGACGCTCACCGGGTTGTAGCGCGGCATCGTCTTGGCCGCATACTCCATCGTGTCGACGACCAGGCGCACCGCCTGGGCCGGCGGGTAGATGTACTCGTTTTGGGCGGTGTACTCCTTCAGAATATCGTTCTGACAGGTGCCGGTGATCTTCTCCTTCGCCACGCCTTGCTCTTGGCAGACCTGCTGATACATGCCGATCAGGACGAACGCCGAGGCATTGACTGTGTACGAGGTCGACACCTCGTCCAGCGGAATGTCCGCCATCAGCAACCGAACATCGTCGATCGTGTCCACGGCCACGCCGATCTTGCCGATTTCAGGCACCGCAATCGGATGATCGGAGTCGTAGCCCAGTAGCGTCGGCAGATCGAAGTCGGTCGACAATCCCGTCTCGCCGTGGGCGAGCAGGTACTTGTATCGCCCGTTGGTGTCTTCCGCGGTCCCGAACCCCGCCACTTGGCGGAGCGTCCACGGGCGGGCGCGGTGCATCGTGGCGTGCACGCCGCGGGTAAACGGGTACTCACCGGGAAGACCGATCACCTTGGCGGCATCGCCGCTCGGGACATCGGCGGCCGTGTAGACATCGTCAATCGGAAGGCCCGAAAGCGTCGTGAACGCTTCCTTCCGCTTCGGCAGCCGGTCGAGACTCGCGGCGAGGGTGGTGCGCTTCCAGGTCGCGGCATCGGTCGATGCCTCACCGTGCGACTTCGGCTCGGGCGGTTGGCTCATGTCACGCTCCTCTTCTCCCAAAACGGGGGTCGGACGGCAACTCGGGTAAGGTAGCGAAAGGGGTCGACAGGATCAAATGCTACTAATACCTCTTATGAGAGGCATTAGAAAGTGTTGTACGTCGGTTCTCAGGGTGAGCGGATGTCAGCGCGTCTAATGCTTCACATAAGAGCTATTAGTAGCATTTGATCCTACCGCCTGGTTTCGCTAGCTTGTCCGCGGTGCCGCTCAGACCCACCGCTGTCGGAGGTTCTCATGTCTGCTCGACCTGCGACGGTCGCTGCGACGATAGCCCGCTTCATCGCAGGACAAGGCGTCGGCCGGGTCTACACGTTGCCCGGCTCGCATGTGAAGCCGATCTGCAGTGAGTTGGCCCGGCTTGGAATTCGCATCGTCTCGGCGCGACACGAATGCGCCGCGGTCCACATGGCGCACGCTGAAGCAGACCTCACCGGACGAATCGGGATCGCTTTGGTGACGGCCGGACCGGGCCTTACCAATGCCGTCACGGGAATCGCGAGCGCCTATCTGTCGCGGACGCCGCTCCTGGTCATGTCGGCGCGGGTACCCGATCCGCAGGCGGGCATGGGAGCCCTCGAGGAGGTTCCGCAGGCTGACCTCGTACGTCCGGTGTGCCGTTACGTTCGGGAAATCTCCGAGGCGCGTCACGTACTGCCCGGCCTGCACATGGCCGCGACGATCGCGTTGGGCAGCGACGGACCACCGGGACCCGGGTACGTCGACTTCGCCCCGAACCTCCTCGCGCAGGAGATGCCGGACTGGTATCTCGACCGGCATTGGTTCATGCCGGTGGTCCGCCCTGCCCGCTTGCCTCACCATGATAGCATCGCGCTTGCCGCGCAACTTCTTCGCAGTAGTCGGCGGCCGCTCGCAATCGGCGGCCGGGGAGCGCTGGGAGCTGGAGCGGTGTTAGAGAGGTTCCTGCAGGCCTCCGGGTGCCTGTATTTGGACACCAGAGAGAGCCGCGGTGTGGTCCCTCCGGACAACCCTCACGCCGTACCCGCGCTGCGGGCCCGCGCGATGGCCGAAGCGGACTTGGTGATTACCCTTGGCAGACGCCTGGATTTCGAGCTCGCCTACGGCTCGGGTGCTGTCTTCTCCGAATCCGCGCGCTTCATTCGAATCGGTCGCAGTGCGGAGGAGCTGTCTGAGAACCGATGTGGCGACGTCGCCGTCTGCGCCGACGTGGACCGAGCCCTGGAGGCTCTCGCGAATTCCGGCGCTAGACCGGCGGAGGCCGATACGGCCTGGAAGGATGAGCTTATCGCTGCGAACGTCGAGAAGACGCGCATCAAGACGCCGAGCCTGACCACGCGGCCGCCGGGCGCCGACGGGCGGATGCATCCGCTGACGCTCATCGAGGCGATCAACCGAATCATTGACAGCGACACGATCTGCATCGTGGACGGCGGAGACATCCTGTCGTTCGCTCGGATTGGGCTTCGGACGTGGACCTATCTTGACCTGGGGCCGTTTGGATGTCTGGGGTCAGGGGTACCGTACGCCGTGGCTTCCGCTCTGGCGTTCCCTTCTCGGAGGACCATTGCCCTGATCGGCGACGGGGCATTCGGGTTTGGCGCGATGGAAGTCGAAACCGCAGTACGCACGAGCGCTCGGGCGCTCTTCGTGGTCGCGAACAACGACGCCTGGAACATCGAACGCCAAGATCAACTGATGAAGTATCCGGACCAGGATCTCGGGACTGAGCTATCGCCGTGCCGCTACGATCTGCTCGCCAGGTCGCTGGGGGCCCACGGGGAGCGCGTGGAGCGGGCCGTGGACCTGGCGGACGCGCTCGAGCGAGGCCTTGCCAACCTGCCGGCGGTCATCGATGTCGCGGTGACCCGCGATGCCGTGTCACCCGATACGAGGAGTGGACTGGCAAACGTCCCGCCGCTTCACGCAACCCAGTCCTGGGACGACGCGGAGCGACGGATGTTGGAGCGGCCTCCGCTCGGATGAAAAGCCCGGTCGCTCTGCGCTACCCACTATTGCGAGGACTCCAATGCTCCAGATCGACAAGCTCACCCACGTCTATCCGAACGGCACCCGTGCGCTCGACTCGGTGTCGATCGATGTCCCGCGCGGCATGTTCGGGCTCCTCGGCCCAAATGGCGCCGGCAAGTCGACGCTGATGCGCTGCATCGCCAGCTTGCAGGTGCCCACGTCGGGGGCGATCCGCTTCGACTCGATCGATGTCCTCGCGACACCCGACCTGCTGCGGCGCACCCTCGGCTACTTGCCCCAGGACTTTGGCGTCTACCCACGGGTCTCGGCCTACGAGATGCTCGATCATCTGGCCGTGCTCAAAGGCTATGGAGCCCGGGGGGAGCGGCGCGAGGTCGTTGAAGCGCTGCTGCACCAGGTCAACCTGTTCGATGTGCGGCAGAAGGCGCTGGCCGGCTTTTCCGGCGGCATGCGGCAGCGCTTTGGCATCGCCCAGGCCCTGATCGGCCAGCCGCAGCTCCTCATCGTCGATGAGCCGACGGCGGGTCTCGATCCGGAAGAAAGCAACCGGTTCTTGAACCTGCTCGCCGAGACCGCCGAAAACATCGTGGTGATCCTCTCGACCCACATCGTGCAGGACGTGACGGACCTGTGCCAGCGGCTCGCGATCATCGCCGGCGGTCGCATCGTGCGCGCAGGCGCACCTCTCGATCTCATCGCGGAGCTCCGGGGCCGGGTCTGGCGCAAGGCGATCGGGAAGTCCGAGCTCGAATCGCACCGGGCGGCCCACGAGGTCATCGCCACCCGGCTGTTTGGCGGCCGCACCCTGATCCACGTGCTGGCGGACGAGCATCCCGGCGAGGGCTTCGAGCCCGCTGAAGGCGGGCTCGAGGACGTGTACTTCTCGACGCTGTCGCCCAAGCGCCGCGCGGCTTGAGGCCCTGACATGCTACGTCACGTTGCGGGCTTCGAGCTGCGCTACCAGCTCAAGTCGCCGGCATTCTGGATCACTAGCCTGATCTTCTTCCTGCTGACCTTCTCGCTTGTCGGGGCCGACAATCTCCAGATCGGGTGGGGCGGCCAAGTGGTCCGAAACTCGCCCTATACGGTCGCGCTGGTCTCCTTCGTCATGGTGCTGTGGGCGATCTTCATCGTGACGGCCTTCGTGGCGAATGTCGTGGTGCGCGACGACGAGACCCAGTTCGGTCCGATCATCTACGCGACCCCGCTCTCGCGGTTCGACTACTTGTTCGGGCGCTTTACCGGTGCCTTCGGGGCCGGGTGCCTCGCGTTCCTGAGCGTGCCGCTCGGCATCATGATCAGCGCCGCGATGCCGTGGCTCGATCCCGAGACGGTCGGTCCCTTCCGGCTCGGCGACTACCTGTACGTGTACTTCGTCCTCTGCGTGCCGACGCTATTCATCATGAGCGCGGGTCTCTTTGCTTTGGCAACGGCGGCGCGTTCGATGTTCGCCACCTACATCGGGGCGCTCGTCGTCATCATGCTCTACCTCGTGACGGTGATTTACTTCCGGCGAGCTGAGTATGCTTCCACGGCCGCGTTGCTCGATCCGTTCGGTCTGTCGGCCCTGCGCGCGGTGACCCGGAACTGGACCCCGAGCGAGCGGAACGTGCTGTTGCCGCCGATGCAGGGGGCGATGCTCCAGAACCGCGCGTTCTGGCTCGCCGTGAGTTTTGCCCTGCTCGGGTTCGCGTGGCGGGTGTTTCGCCCGGAGCGCCGATGGCTGGCCAAGGGGCGCAAGGTGGACCGCGGGGCGCAGGGCGTCGGGCCGGCGGTTGCGCCGGCGCGCCGGCTTCCCGCCGGACCGTCTTCGCATCGCGACTTGGGTTGGGGGCCCCTCGCCGCGTTGACCCGATTCGACATGCTGACCGCACTTCGGAGCCCCGCCTACGTGATCATGCTCGGCATCGCGTTCATCAACGCGATCGTCGGGTTGTGGCTGGCCGGCGATGACTCGGTGAGCACGATCTTCCCGGTCACCCGCGTCATGATTCAGACCCTCATCGAGCAGTTTACGGTCATCCCGCTGGTTATCGCCGCCTACTACGCTGGTGAACTCGTCTGGCGCGACCGTGAGCTACGGGTGCACGAGATCGTCGACGCGACGCCGGCGTCGGATGTGGCGTTCTTCGTGCCGAAGATCCTCGCAATCGCGATCGTGCTGTTCTCGACGGCGCTCATCAGCGTCGCCGCCGCGGTCTCGGTCCAGGCGCTCAAGGGCTACACCACGTTCGAATTCAGCCACTACCTCATGTGGTATGTGCTGCCGTGGCTCGTCAACATGGTGCTCTACGCCGTGCTCGCGGTGTTCGTCCAGACCCTCGTGCCGCACAAGTTCGTGGGTCTCTTGGTCATGCTGCTCTTCATCGTCGCGCAGCTGACGCTCGCGGGGCTCGGTTTCGAGCATAACCTCTACCGTTATGGCTCGACCCCGCCGGTGCCGCTCTCGGACATGAACGGCCAGGGCCCGTTCGCCGGGTATGCCGCCTGGTTCCACGCGTACTGGACGGCGGGCGCCACGGTCCTCGCCGTACTCGCCTACGCGCTGTGGCGACGGGGCGTGTCTGCGCCACTGCTCGTCCGCCTGAAGGGTGTCCCGGCCCGGCTGGCCGGGCCGGCGGGGTGGATCATGACCACCGCCGCCGTCGTCATGGCGGCCCTCGGCGGGTTCATTTACTACAACACCAACATCGTCAACGAGTATCGGACCTTCCTCGACAGTGAGCGGTGGCTCGCGGCGCACGAGAAGGCGCGAGCCGCCTTTGCATCCGCACCGCAGCCGCGGATCACGGACGTGACCCTCGCGATCGACATCTTTCCAGAGGAGCCCAGGGTCGTCACCCGCGGCACCTACGTCATCGAGAACCGCACGGACTCGGCATTGAGCCAGGTGCACGTGTCATGGCCGCACGCGCTCGAGGTGAAGTCATTCATCGGCCCGATCGACGTGGGCGCGCTCCAGATGCGCTCGCTCGAGGTCACCGGCGCCCGCCTGACGCGCGAGCTGCCGGATATGAACTACCGGATCTATACGTTCGACGTACCCCTCGCACCCGGCAAGCGGCGCGAGATCCGCTTTGAGACCGTCCGCGAGCAGCACGGGTTCCGCAACTCGAACAACGAGAC encodes:
- a CDS encoding aminopeptidase, with the translated sequence MLRHVAGFELRYQLKSPAFWITSLIFFLLTFSLVGADNLQIGWGGQVVRNSPYTVALVSFVMVLWAIFIVTAFVANVVVRDDETQFGPIIYATPLSRFDYLFGRFTGAFGAGCLAFLSVPLGIMISAAMPWLDPETVGPFRLGDYLYVYFVLCVPTLFIMSAGLFALATAARSMFATYIGALVVIMLYLVTVIYFRRAEYASTAALLDPFGLSALRAVTRNWTPSERNVLLPPMQGAMLQNRAFWLAVSFALLGFAWRVFRPERRWLAKGRKVDRGAQGVGPAVAPARRLPAGPSSHRDLGWGPLAALTRFDMLTALRSPAYVIMLGIAFINAIVGLWLAGDDSVSTIFPVTRVMIQTLIEQFTVIPLVIAAYYAGELVWRDRELRVHEIVDATPASDVAFFVPKILAIAIVLFSTALISVAAAVSVQALKGYTTFEFSHYLMWYVLPWLVNMVLYAVLAVFVQTLVPHKFVGLLVMLLFIVAQLTLAGLGFEHNLYRYGSTPPVPLSDMNGQGPFAGYAAWFHAYWTAGATVLAVLAYALWRRGVSAPLLVRLKGVPARLAGPAGWIMTTAAVVMAALGGFIYYNTNIVNEYRTFLDSERWLAAHEKARAAFASAPQPRITDVTLAIDIFPEEPRVVTRGTYVIENRTDSALSQVHVSWPHALEVKSFIGPIDVGALQMRSLEVTGARLTRELPDMNYRIYTFDVPLAPGKRREIRFETVREQHGFRNSNNETRVVANGTFLDNLQITPSLGVDRQYRISGRSKRRKYGLPDDLGPAKLEDEGARGFHYLRRDSDWVNADLTVSTVADQTILAPGYLVDTKVADGRRVAHFRTEAPIHNFFSIQSAAYAVREDRWKDVALAVYHHPAHAYNVEGMIALMKESLDYFSENFSPFQFRQLRVVEFPAYRNFAQSFPGTIAHSEAAGFIFDTSRPENADLVTYITAHETAHQWWFHQVVSADMQGMTVLSETLAQYSALMIMERLYGPENIRRFLKRSLDGYLNGRGSEAVEELPLQRVNGQSQAYIGYQKGALVMYLLKDQIGEAAVNRALQALLRDFAFKGPPYPRSLELVSRLRAEAGPEHQQLITDLFEKITLYDLKVASARSSQRPDGKWNVEIEVEARKLYADGKGVETEAVLDEAFDIGVFAAEPGTTGYTKASVLSVERGRVRSGRQTLTVVVDQEPKFAGVDPYNKYVDRHPSDNVARVESAVVP